A single region of the Ictalurus punctatus breed USDA103 chromosome 17, Coco_2.0, whole genome shotgun sequence genome encodes:
- the septin2 gene encoding septin-2: MSQADKTKGQFTNPETPGYVGFANLPNQVHRKSVKKGFEFTLMVVGESGLGKSTLINSLFLTDLYPERIIPGAAEKIERTVQIEASTVEIEERGVKLRLTVVDTPGYGDAINSQDCFNTIIAYIDDQFERYLHDESGLNRRHIVDNRVHCCFYFISPLGHGLKPLDVQFMKAIHNKVNVVPVIAKADTLTLKERERLKRRILDEIDEHGIKIYHLPDAESDEDEEFKEQTRILKTSIPFAVVGSNQQIEAKGKKVRGRLYPWGVVEVENPEHNDFLKLRTMLITHMQDLQEVTQDLHYENFRSERLKRGGRLSSHGYILPLSPAGRKVPEPEEMDKDMILLEKEAELRRMQEMIAKMQAQMQKQGDGEAEGQHV; encoded by the exons ATGTCTCAGGCTGATAAAACGAAG gggCAGTTCACCAACCCGGAGACTCCCGGCTACGTGGGATTCGCCAACCTGCCCAATCAGGTTCATCGTAAATCAGTGAAGAAGGGCTTTGAGTTCACACTGATGGTGGTGG GTGAGTCTGGTTTGGGGAAGTCGACTCTGATTAACAGTCTGTTCCTCACTGATCTGTACCCAGAGAGGATCATCCCTGGGGCCGCAG AGAAGATCGAGCGCACCGTGCAGATCGAAGCCTCCACCGTGGAGATCGAGGAGCGCGGAGTGAAACTGCGACTCACCGTGGTGGACACGCCCGGATACGGAGACGCCATCAACAGCCAAGACTG CTTCAACACCATCATTGCCTACATCGACGATCAGTTCGAGCGTTACCTTCACGACGAGAGCGGCCTGAACCGCAGACATATCGTGGATAATCGCGTCCACTGCTGCTTCTACTTCATCTCTCCGCTCGGACAcgg CCTGAAGCCGCTGGACGTTCAGTTCATGAAGGCCATCCACAACAAGGTGAACGTCGTCCCCGTCATCGCCAAAGCCGACACGCTCACTCTGAAGGAGCGAGAGAGGCTCAAGCGCAGG ATTTTAGACGAGATCGACGAGCACGGCATTAAGATCTACCACCTGCCCGATGCCGAGTCGGACGAAGATGAGGAGTTTAAGGAACAGACGAGGATTCTGAAG accAGTATCCCGTTTGCAGTGGTGGGCTCTAACCAGCAGATTGAAGCTAAAGGGAAGAAGGTGCGAGGGCGCCTGTACCCGTGgggtgtggtggaggtggagaACCCCGAACACAACGACTTCCTCAAACTGCGCACCATGCTCAT AACCCACATGCAGGACCTACAGGAAGTGACTCAGGACCTGCACTACGAGAACTTCCGCTCAGAGCGCCTGAAGCGAGGCGGCAGGTTGTCCTCCCACGGTTACATTCTGCCTCTTTCGCCTGC tggcaGGAAGGTGCCGGAGCCAGAGGAAATGGACAAGGACATGATCCTTCTGGAGAAGGAGGCTGAG ttgAGGAGGATGCAGGAGATGATTGCGAAGATGCAGGCACAGATGCAGAAGCAGGGTGACGGAGAAGCAGAAGGGCAGCACGTCTAA
- the septin2 gene encoding septin-2 isoform X1: MSQADKTKGQFTNPETPGYVGFANLPNQVHRKSVKKGFEFTLMVVGESGLGKSTLINSLFLTDLYPERIIPGAAEKIERTVQIEASTVEIEERGVKLRLTVVDTPGYGDAINSQDCFNTIIAYIDDQFERYLHDESGLNRRHIVDNRVHCCFYFISPLGHGLKPLDVQFMKAIHNKVNVVPVIAKADTLTLKERERLKRRILDEIDEHGIKIYHLPDAESDEDEEFKEQTRILKTSIPFAVVGSNQQIEAKGKKVRGRLYPWGVVEVENPEHNDFLKLRTMLITHMQDLQEVTQDLHYENFRSERLKRGGSGRKVPEPEEMDKDMILLEKEAELRRMQEMIAKMQAQMQKQGDGEAEGQHV, translated from the exons ATGTCTCAGGCTGATAAAACGAAG gggCAGTTCACCAACCCGGAGACTCCCGGCTACGTGGGATTCGCCAACCTGCCCAATCAGGTTCATCGTAAATCAGTGAAGAAGGGCTTTGAGTTCACACTGATGGTGGTGG GTGAGTCTGGTTTGGGGAAGTCGACTCTGATTAACAGTCTGTTCCTCACTGATCTGTACCCAGAGAGGATCATCCCTGGGGCCGCAG AGAAGATCGAGCGCACCGTGCAGATCGAAGCCTCCACCGTGGAGATCGAGGAGCGCGGAGTGAAACTGCGACTCACCGTGGTGGACACGCCCGGATACGGAGACGCCATCAACAGCCAAGACTG CTTCAACACCATCATTGCCTACATCGACGATCAGTTCGAGCGTTACCTTCACGACGAGAGCGGCCTGAACCGCAGACATATCGTGGATAATCGCGTCCACTGCTGCTTCTACTTCATCTCTCCGCTCGGACAcgg CCTGAAGCCGCTGGACGTTCAGTTCATGAAGGCCATCCACAACAAGGTGAACGTCGTCCCCGTCATCGCCAAAGCCGACACGCTCACTCTGAAGGAGCGAGAGAGGCTCAAGCGCAGG ATTTTAGACGAGATCGACGAGCACGGCATTAAGATCTACCACCTGCCCGATGCCGAGTCGGACGAAGATGAGGAGTTTAAGGAACAGACGAGGATTCTGAAG accAGTATCCCGTTTGCAGTGGTGGGCTCTAACCAGCAGATTGAAGCTAAAGGGAAGAAGGTGCGAGGGCGCCTGTACCCGTGgggtgtggtggaggtggagaACCCCGAACACAACGACTTCCTCAAACTGCGCACCATGCTCAT AACCCACATGCAGGACCTACAGGAAGTGACTCAGGACCTGCACTACGAGAACTTCCGCTCAGAGCGCCTGAAGCGAGGCGGCAG tggcaGGAAGGTGCCGGAGCCAGAGGAAATGGACAAGGACATGATCCTTCTGGAGAAGGAGGCTGAG ttgAGGAGGATGCAGGAGATGATTGCGAAGATGCAGGCACAGATGCAGAAGCAGGGTGACGGAGAAGCAGAAGGGCAGCACGTCTAA